The DNA sequence CAAGGAAGACTGGGGAATTACCACAATGCCGTCACGGTTGCTGAACCGGATGGCGACATGTATTATTCGCAGTATTTGCAGGGCTCTGACGGGTCTGGTTCTGCTCCGAAGGATTTGGTTGTGGAAAATGGTTGTGGTCTTAGTGGAAGAAAGGATGTTATGTACTCGAGCGATTCTGGAGAATCTTTGAGGGCCATTCTCTCTGATCCTGTGACGtgagttttgttttttcatatACTGGTTTTGCATTTGATTCATTGAGTTTTAGAATTTGTGACTGAGTCTTTGAGGTGTGTTGAATTTCAGGGGATTTCTGATGGACGACGCAATGATATTGCCTTGTGGACATTCCTTTGGAGGTGGTGGAATTCAGCATGTTATTAGAATGGTGAGTTCCTCAGAGTAGGACACACATTTTTCTCTCGTATATAGATGTGATCGTTTCTGTTTGCTTTGACAATATTTGGACGATCCTAcacaaaaaaacatatatatttctCAAACATCATTGCTTTCTTCCTAGGAATTTTAACTTTCCTCACAACCTCTAAAGCTAGACCACAAGCTAACATGTGTTCTCTGCTGTATTTTGGCTGTGTATGTGCATATGGTTCTACATCAAATCTAATAACATGCATAATTACAATCTCGGGTTAAACTTTGAAACAAAGATAGTCACGGCCCACAGTATTGTCGTTGCTTTGATTGTTTCCCTTTCTTCAGGGTGTCAACTTGTTATCATATATGCATGTCATTAACTGTTTTCCGTGGAGGATGCATAATCATAATCATACAGTGATTAAATGGTGTGGCTTCATAATCATACAGTGGAGGATGCATTGAGGGGCAGGGGGAGTCAGCTGACCCCCCGAACTTCAATGAGCATCCATGGATACCTTGGGTGCTGACCCTCTGAACTTCGGTGAATGTCCATGGATACCTTGGGTGCTGCCCTTTTGAATATTAGAGTTGGCTTCATACATGCCCTCCAACTGTTTGATAAAATGTTTGAaagaagagtgaatgaattggTGATCTCAGTGAATAACAAAGCATCCACAAACATATTAATGGGATGAAATGATATCAAACATTGTTAGTGTGTTCAAGataagtgtgtttctttgttaatCATTCTTATGGAAGCAGTCTTGGAACATGTTAGTTACCCTCGCAAATGAGCATTAACAGGTTTGCAGTATGCCTTTCCAAATGACTTGCCTACCAAGACTCGATAAAATGGCAATATGCATGCTAtttctggtaaaaaaaaatttgcgcgCTGCGCGCACTATTCTAACATTATTTCCTAGATCCACCACTGTAATCATATGTTTTTGCATTCACTATTTTGAACCTTTTGCTTGCAAAGTATATCTGGTACATGCATGTGGGATTCTATGAACCAATAAAAAGTTTTGCCCTATCACTTGCAaatttttgtttcgttttgatTGTCAAATtgaagttttattttctttcataatttcCAGAAAGCTTGCTACACCTGTTCTCAGTCAATTTCAGAAGACTTAATTGCTCCAAATCTTTGTAAGTAAAAGTTTGTCATTGATGGTTTATAATCCCTTACCATGTCAAAATATATCTCTTTCTGACGAACTGTAACTGAAATTATACTGCTTGCACATCGTCAATGTAATGGAACAGGCGGCACATCATTTCCCGATTTCTTGGTTTTGTTTGTTACATGCTGAACTTCTCCATGCCAAAGTAGCATCAGTAGCCTGAAAAAAAGGAATTAATGTTAACGCGCTAGGAATCCATGGTGTAATATTCTCTGACGTAAACATCATTTAGTAAAACTCCAGTGTAGGAAAAATGTGGAAAAATTGAAATCTCAAAGAGAGAGATGGAATCAGAAACGTTGGAGTAAAATACCTAGGGATCATCAAGTGtcttagaaaaagaaaaacattgacGTTTTAAGTGGAAAGATCAGGTTTTGGGGATCCTATAGACGAAGAAAAAGGATGAAAGAATAACTGTCAGATGACAAACTGTACAACATTTATTTGTTTTAGAAATCATTCTAGTATAACAGTTTTGTCTCACACGTGCAGCTCTTCGAGCTGCTGTGCAGGCATTCCGTCGGGAAGAAGAGTTACAGTTTTATCGCTCatccaaaagaagaagagaaaggttTGACCAGGTTTGTCTTTTTTCATGATTCAGAAACGGTTGCATCattaggtttaaaaaaaaactgaggaAAAGATTATCAAAACCTCGAAACTAAGTCCTTTATTTTCTCATGTAGGAaaagggtggtggtggtgatttaGTTTTCATGGATTCTCCAAGGGGTAGAGGTGTTCAGTTTCCGTTCGCTGTGACTGACAGAGTTATTATAAAGGTTAGCAGACTAAAGTCCCAATCTTGGCTCTCGTTCTTGTTCCATTGTTTGTTCGAACCAATAATTGGAGTGATATTGTCACAGGGGAACAAGAGGACACCACAACGCTTCGTCGGACGCGAGGCTGTTGTGACAACCCAATGCTTAAACGGATGGTTAGTCATATTTCTAGTTTTATTCCACCTTAATGATAAATATTGCTTGCCTTACATGCCTTTGTCAAATGAGGTGCCGGCTTAGATTTGTTTTAATGTATACAAATTGCTTCAACAGGTATGTGGTAAAGACGTTGGATAACGCAGAGAGCGTGAAATTGCAGTATCGCTCCCTTGCCAAGGTAGCCGACGACCCAACGTCCAAGCCAATGTCAAGCAAGATGGCACCTAACTGGCTGTAGGCCATACTACTTCGTCGGCAGTATGCCACGCTATAACTAACTTGGTTGTTTAAGAAGTTTCTGCCTCTGTTTAAGTTGTATTTTATCACGAGCAAACATGGTGATATTCCGCGTTGTAAATTATAGAAGCCATGTCACAACTTCTTCGACGAAAGCCCCTACAAATGTGAGTTTAGATTGTACAAAATTATGTATTTATACGTCTTTATGTTGAGCAATGTTGTATTTGAATCCTGTGTAAACCTTTGAAGGTTGATATTCCATTCTTTGCTTATATGCCCCTTGCATCTTGCCGAAAGTCACACTTC is a window from the Pyrus communis chromosome 16, drPyrComm1.1, whole genome shotgun sequence genome containing:
- the LOC137720447 gene encoding U-box domain-containing protein 62-like isoform X1: MSSEELGLVSTQNGLNSPIVFQDENLRFNCGAPPQRRVGDTGPKTRELTGFIDDRFFAPQSSDFRRSMYSENLDRRDPPEPRNWNSNGADTTPSGEGSDEDDDDEDEDDDDVDDEDEGDGGLVGVESRNKGIAGNNGSHGEDKMGNGKVKHHQQQHLSSFGGTVIVGSSREVLVKEHSAGQQTVNNNTRASPSSNAQQGRLGNYHNAVTVAEPDGDMYYSQYLQGSDGSGSAPKDLVVENGCGLSGRKDVMYSSDSGESLRAILSDPVTGFLMDDAMILPCGHSFGGGGIQHVIRMKACYTCSQSISEDLIAPNLSLRAAVQAFRREEELQFYRSSKRRRERFDQEKGGGGDLVFMDSPRGRGVQFPFAVTDRVIIKGNKRTPQRFVGREAVVTTQCLNGWYVVKTLDNAESVKLQYRSLAKVADDPTSKPMSSKMAPNWL
- the LOC137720447 gene encoding U-box domain-containing protein 62-like isoform X2, coding for MSSEELGLVSTQNGLNSPIVFQDENLRFNCGAPPQRRVGDTGPKTRELTGFIDDRFFAPQSSDFRRSMYSENLDRRDPPEPRNWNSNGADTTPSGEGSDEDDDDEDEDDDDVDDEDEGDGGLVGVESRNKGIAGNNGSHGEDKMGNGKVKHHQQQHLSSFGSSREVLVKEHSAGQQTVNNNTRASPSSNAQQGRLGNYHNAVTVAEPDGDMYYSQYLQGSDGSGSAPKDLVVENGCGLSGRKDVMYSSDSGESLRAILSDPVTGFLMDDAMILPCGHSFGGGGIQHVIRMKACYTCSQSISEDLIAPNLSLRAAVQAFRREEELQFYRSSKRRRERFDQEKGGGGDLVFMDSPRGRGVQFPFAVTDRVIIKGNKRTPQRFVGREAVVTTQCLNGWYVVKTLDNAESVKLQYRSLAKVADDPTSKPMSSKMAPNWL